A DNA window from Roseovarius sp. Pro17 contains the following coding sequences:
- a CDS encoding glycosyltransferase family 10 domain-containing protein, which yields MSQPAPKVAVLPHDMKLGVRPGAIPLDRLIWPLGTPEGIEGRTLADLEPRDHLIVFPRKSLHWRPGFGIRARVSIMVLEPEAIHGGQLRSLRRSHGRFYKVLSHNAALLSDIPNGAFFPFGSTWVPGWRDLDCTKTRMMSLIASDKRSQEGHRLRHSIADWAHKAQMDLDVMGRGYKPFAAKADGLASYRYSVVIENVRETNYFTEKLVDAILCATVPIYWGCPNIGDFFDTSGMIICKSEEELRAAMQGASAEDYEARAPALLAMQDTAADFGDLYARAARTVLQTQ from the coding sequence ATGTCCCAGCCTGCGCCCAAGGTGGCGGTTCTGCCCCATGACATGAAGCTGGGCGTGCGCCCCGGCGCGATCCCGCTCGACCGGCTGATCTGGCCGCTGGGCACGCCTGAGGGGATTGAGGGGCGCACGCTGGCCGATCTGGAGCCGCGCGATCATCTGATCGTTTTCCCGCGCAAGTCGCTGCATTGGCGGCCCGGTTTCGGCATTCGCGCGCGCGTTTCGATCATGGTGCTGGAACCAGAGGCGATCCATGGTGGCCAACTCAGGTCGCTGCGCCGCTCGCATGGTAGGTTCTACAAAGTGCTAAGCCATAACGCCGCGTTGCTGAGCGATATACCAAACGGTGCGTTTTTTCCCTTCGGCAGCACGTGGGTTCCCGGGTGGCGCGATCTGGATTGCACCAAGACGCGGATGATGTCGCTGATCGCGTCCGACAAACGCTCGCAAGAGGGGCACCGCCTGCGCCATTCAATCGCCGATTGGGCGCACAAGGCGCAGATGGATCTGGACGTAATGGGGCGCGGCTATAAGCCGTTCGCCGCCAAGGCGGACGGGCTGGCCTCTTACCGCTATTCCGTGGTGATCGAGAATGTGCGCGAGACGAATTACTTTACCGAAAAGCTGGTCGACGCCATTCTATGCGCAACTGTGCCGATCTATTGGGGTTGCCCGAATATCGGCGATTTCTTTGATACGTCGGGCATGATCATATGCAAGAGCGAGGAAGAGCTGCGCGCGGCGATGCAAGGAGCCTCGGCAGAGGATTACGAGGCGCGCGCGCCCGCGCTGTTGGCGATGCAGGATACGGCCGCAGATTTTGGCGATCTTTACGCCCGCGCGGCGCGGACGGTTCTGCAGACGCAATAA
- a CDS encoding YdcH family protein, which yields MNAYSELAMKSDDVLRVELEQFRREHRDLDLAIEALEERTVRDPLTIKRLKQQKLRLKDRIAYIEDRLLPDIIA from the coding sequence ATGAACGCCTATAGCGAACTCGCGATGAAATCCGACGACGTGCTGCGCGTCGAGCTGGAACAGTTCCGCCGCGAGCATCGCGATCTGGACCTGGCGATCGAGGCGCTGGAAGAGCGGACCGTGCGCGATCCGCTGACCATCAAACGGCTCAAGCAGCAAAAGCTGCGCCTCAAGGATCGTATCGCCTACATCGAAGACCGGCTTCTGCCCGACATCATCGCCTGA
- a CDS encoding Hsp20 family protein, which produces MTKMTLGAHPYMLGFDQLERLLERSAKSGNEGYPPFNIEQTSDNSYRITLAVAGFGEGDLSVTVEDRQLVIRGRQGADMGERVFLHRGIAARQFQRSFVLADAVEVGAAIMENGLLHIDLTRAPAETVVQTIQINKRGK; this is translated from the coding sequence ATGACGAAAATGACGCTGGGGGCGCACCCCTATATGCTGGGCTTTGACCAGCTGGAAAGGCTGCTGGAGCGCAGCGCGAAATCCGGTAACGAGGGCTATCCGCCTTTCAATATTGAGCAGACTTCAGACAACTCCTATCGCATTACGCTGGCCGTTGCAGGCTTTGGCGAGGGCGATTTGTCGGTCACGGTTGAGGATCGCCAACTGGTGATCCGGGGCCGCCAAGGTGCCGATATGGGCGAGCGGGTGTTCCTGCATCGCGGCATTGCGGCGCGGCAGTTTCAGCGCAGCTTTGTTTTGGCTGATGCGGTCGAGGTGGGCGCGGCGATCATGGAGAACGGGCTGCTGCATATCGACTTGACCCGCGCACCTGCCGAAACAGTTGTACAGACGATCCAGATAAACAAACGTGGCAAATAG
- a CDS encoding DUF1150 family protein, with product MDTEFEFPHEAGQRIAYVRSVAVEDLPEDVQSQVGDLTTLYAVHSEEGERLALVSNRKMAFVLARQHDLEPVTVH from the coding sequence ATGGATACCGAATTCGAATTCCCGCACGAGGCTGGCCAACGCATCGCCTATGTCCGCTCAGTCGCGGTTGAGGATCTGCCCGAGGACGTGCAGAGCCAAGTGGGCGATCTGACGACACTTTATGCCGTCCACAGCGAAGAAGGCGAGCGTTTGGCGCTGGTTAGTAATCGCAAGATGGCCTTCGTTCTGGCGCGCCAGCACGATCTGGAGCCTGTAACGGTGCATTGA